The segment TGGTTTGTCTGAAGTCGTAACCATATTAATGAAAGATACAGGAGCATTTAATCCTACAGATGACTGAAATGCAATGTTCATCACTTCACAGCCTTCGCTAGTCTCTAAACAGTTATTTGGCAACCCTGATGATTCTTTCCCCAAATCCAGAGAAGAAATATTAGGTAGATCTTGTAAACCAAACTGGTAATTCCCACCAGTAGAGTTCCCTTCACTAGATATTTCTGGCATGGAGAAGTTGACATCTTCCAAAGATGGGTAATACTCTTCTGAACAAGGTGCAGGACTGGAATTCTTCTCCTTTGCCACACCTAGCTTTTCAGTCATGTAGAATTGCTCTCTTGTATGTACAGCAGCTTTAGCCAAATCATTTGTAGACTGAGAGCAGCTAACCATAGCTGATTCTTGGCTGCATTCTGATATATCCTCTGTTTCTGTCCTACATTTGGAAGCACTATCATCTACATTGCTTGGTATGGTCAAATAAGATGACGGCGTAGGCTGGCTTTGATTTGCAAGAAGTGAGAATTGAAATTGTTCTAGAAGGCCAGATGCTATATAAGAGTCTAATTTCTTTTTGATCGAACTATTCCAGTGATTTTTTATTGCATTGTCTGTCCTGTTATGGATACAAAGATGGAAATAAAGCACGTTCAAATACAAAAAATATTAGCTTCCAACTGACAAAGCATTAGAGTTTAGACAGATACCAGCTGATAAAGGTGGTCATAGGAGGAAGTAAAAAGAATAAGAGACAAATATAGGCAACCTCGAAATAACATTGATGGAAAGGTGTGGCCTCTCTGAATAATAAGTTGACATACCTTCCTGGCAAGAACTTTGAGAGCTCTGCCCATCTATTCCCAAAAATCTGATGAGCTCGAATTAGAGCCAACTCTTCTTCCTGAGTCCAGGCCTGTTTGTTTATGGAAGGATTGAGATGATTGTGCCACCTACATCAGAACTTAGTTGTATTAGCAAAAATGTAAAACAGGACAAGTtcttttttcttatattttgagAAAGGGGAGCATTGCAACAACAAAATACTTTCATAAAATACAAGAGATGTTTGCCATGACATCCCTGAGTGAAAACCTCCCACAAATTGTTAACATCAACAGCATTAAATCAAGTTGACCAGGCATAGGACAGCTGTTGTTACCGTCCTAAGAAAGGTAACATTCTAAAGTTCAAATACCGCTCCCTGTCCTATTACAAAGTCCCAAATGTAAATGGGACACAAATATCAAAGTTAAACAGCTCTACATCACACCTTTCTCTGCATTGCTTTCCGATTCGTCCAGGTAGGTGCTGAGCAATGGTTGACCACTTTTTTGGCCCAAATTTGTTCACCAACTCTATTATTAGTTCATCCTCCTGTTTAAATTTCTCAAGCAACTCAGAATGGTTGTCAAGAAAAAATGTTCTTTGTTCTGTCATGAGCAATCTAATTCAAAGAATTGTGAGAAAAATAAGAAGTAGCAAAAACAATAACCTCTTTTGACCATGGCCCTTTAACAAGCTCAGGATTCAAGACCTTTTGCCACCTATGTAAGCACTGTACATCAGTCCGATCCTTGAAACACTCGGCTGCAGATGAACCAGCTTACAATTAGACCATGTAAAATGATGTGCAAAGAGCTATCATGCCTCTTCAATTAAAAAATGATAcctatttttttccaattttttccTTTGAAATGTTGAACAGCTTTGCTCAGAATCTCATCCTGGAAGTCAATATAATTTAGCCAAATTGAAAATTCATTAAATATTAGTGTTACTAAATTACAGATTCAAGGTGGAACTAAATTTGTGGACGCAGTAACACGACAGAACAAGATCAATAAAGTTATAGACAGAAAAGCAATGTCTTAGAACACAAGAGAGCAGCCATAGAGTTGGAAGAATACCTCTTCAGCTGTCCATTGTCCTTTTGTAGAACGTCTTGTAGGACCAGTAGTCCTCCTACGGAAGGATTGCAAAGTCAGCAAAACTCAGCAGTTCATAAAACAATCAATTTCTTGTAAGAGAAAATAAAGAACTAAACATAGTGAAGGGAGGAGAACAACGCCCAAGAACACCAATACTGGATTTTAATTTTCAAGAAGAGGTGCTAAAAGAAACAATCACATCGGGTTTTAAAGGAAATACCCATGAAGAGCTCGCATTCTCTGAGCATCATCGCTGATGCTGAGCCCAACCGAAGGGGTCGATACTGTTCTGTCACTTTCCATAGTTCCATACGGCAATTCCAACTCTACAACGCTTCTCTCCGCAATCTACTCTCCAAATCATTATAAATCAACCTCCTAACTATAAAGTCCCAGCTCACCAAACTACAGAATAAAcaaacataaaaggaaaaaagCAATCAAAAAATACAAATATCAATACCAGCAACTAATAAGTCAGAACGCAGAAGTCAACAATCtgaaaaatttataaagaattcgAGTAAAAGGTGTAGATCATGACGGAAAtctaaattcattcaattttaaacAACTACTGAAATTGGATAAACAACCGATAGTTACCAAAGAAAAATTTTAAGCATGTAGCTTAACATCAAGACCCATGGGGGAAATTCCTTAAAAAGAAAGTACTCACCGAACTGAGCTTCGAAACCCGATAAATGAAGAAGCTGAGGAGAGAAAATGTAGAAACGATGTGCATTTGCAGATCCAAGCGAAGATTGGTAGAGAAATTAAATATAGGGATCTGCAAATGCACTGCGAAGATTATAGAAGAcgatgaattgaaaaaaaaaatcagagaAAGAGCAAAGGAATCGAAGCAGCAAACCGAGAGAGAGAAAATGAAACGGTCTGCAAAGCTATTCAAACATAAAGGGGCGGACTAATAGAGTTTCAAACCTATAGTTAAAGATCGAACGTTTTCTAGATTTGATGGTCTCGATTTGTCCATGCTGGAATCGCGGCCGTCCGTGGGCTTTTATTTTTCAAACTCCCAACGATCAAattttttactttattattattttggtgaaaAGACTTCTACGGTCCCTCTCGGTTTTAATATTCAGCAAATTGATCCCTCTCAAATTTATCAAAGCATATGGGACAACTAATCACAATATTAGTTTTTTTGTCAACTTTACATAttttttattgatataataataaatttagtcattaaagcttataaattatgtatatatttaaagttaaagtttttatatatatatttttagatttttaaaatttatacatttttcaaatatttttttaaaattaagaccAAATAGACAGAATATGTAAACACTAAGAGCTTAGTTAGTTATATACAActgactaaaatattaatttttgtgattaattatccttaattattaacttttgaaattgataataatcaaattatatcaATTATTTAATTGAGCCAATTTGCTCAATATTAAAATTGGGAGGGCCTGAAGAGGTGTTTTACCtaatatttttgttctttttattattattataattgctcacttggttttttttttttcttaggaTGCTCACTTGTTaagtattataaaattaaaacatttatacACGCTAACTAAAAGCAAATCACATGTTAGTTGCTACAGTGTATTacgtataaaatattaaaaacaaaaaattgatcAATTACGCTATATCCAAATAGATAAAACCAATGGAATAAGTTGATATGACGATATTTGGCCgattttaaatttaatgtttatttttccTTTCCATTAAATTAATGTCCCCAAAAGCAATTATTTTCCATATTTCCTACCTTTTTTCCGAAACAGAACAAGTTTTTCGTTTAAAAGTAGgataattttaaaaacaaaataatattatattcacTAATTATTCTTGACTTAATTTCTTTTACTAGTcagcaaataaataaatatagtaaaaatattCCAAATGAAACTTACCTTTGTTCTAAAATTTACCGTCGGACATGCACTAAAAAGGGCAAACGATCAATGGTTGTAAAAGAGACTGCTAACtcgtatattaaaattttaaagggaaTGAAAATAGGACTGTTAAAATCATATGGCTATCGATCTAAACTAAGCAAAAGGCATAAACCAGGAAATAAACAAGCACCCATGGCTTATTCTGTGGCCGCTCTCCCCATAAATCCCTCAGGCTATAGCTGCTCCCCAAATCCATCTAACGTGCATAGATGGATCACTTTCATGTCCCTCAACTTCTTCTAGCTTTGTTTGGTGAATAGTTTTCTCTTCCCCGGCCACGCTTTCCGCCTCTGAAGTGCTTTCCTCCCCTAATAAGAGGAGTAACAGTTGAATTTAAACAGAAGAAAGAACAACATCGAAACGGGATTTGCTTATCCAAACTAAATAACAAAAGCCGTAGAATACGTTTATCAGCACTGACCTTCCTTGGAAGCGCTTGTTTCCACGGTGCTTTTCTTGGTTACCCCGAAGTAAACTCCAATATTCTCTCTCAGCATCACCTAAACATATTACCCGGCACTTTATCAGTTGCTCATCTAATATATCACGTTCATATCATTGACCTAAAGTCATTAGTTCCTCTTGTATTACATAATATTCTCTCTCGGCATCAACTAAACATATTACCCAGCACTTTATCAGTTGCTCATCTAATATATCAGGTTCATATTATTGACCTAAAGTCATTAGTTTCTCTTGTATTACATATTATTCCTTATATGCAAGATGAATGTTAGTCAATATTGAGATCAACATGCAACAAAAATCGAAAATTAAATCAAACggaaaaatttttttctttcctcacCGGTAACTGGTTCTAAAGTGGCAATGAAATTTTTGACAACCAGACCACCTTCATTAGCCAGAACAGCAGCAGCACGAGCTTTCTGGGCTGCTTCAGGTTCATCAAACCGAATGTAACCCTTCTCCTCACCAGCTTTGAAGTCAACATACTTCACATGTAAAGAATATATGTCATGAGTAAGAACGTTAAGATACAACTGCCTAGTACAATGtcaaatttttaagaaaaaagaGAGATATCTACCTTCACAGTGCCAAATTTTTGGAAGGCCTCCTTCAAATCTTCCCGTAAAACAACATTCATATCGTCTTTGAAAACAGATGCAGTGTTTTTATGTTCTGTTCCCTCATCCTTCTGGACGGAACTTTTGTTCTCCGTTTCGTCACCCAACACAGGTTGTTTATCATCAACCTTATCTTTGTTATCTTCGTCATTTTCTGCAGTCTTCTCTTCATTCTTCTCAGTAGCAACATCCTTTGCAGGTTCATCAGAACCATTTTTCTCTGCAGCGTCCCCACCTGAAATGTTCTTCAATGCAAATGCAACAACCAAGCCCTTGGGGTATCTGTGACAAACCATTACATGGACTTTAGTAACAAACATTATGGCAATAAAAAAACTAATGCCAGTTAAAGATTGTGATTAATTACTTACTTATCCTCTGAATTCAAACGGTTATCTCCATTCGAACCTGTGACTGGATGATTATCCTCATATTCTTCTGCTTCTTCTTCTCTTATAGCATCAAAATCCTTCCTGAAAAGAACATTGTACGAACAATCACATCAGAACATACAATTGTAAGAGCAACAACCCTACACTAAAAGTCAACAGTGTTTTCTATCCATTTCACAGTATAACACAATTACCAAAACAAATTGCAACAGAATGCACAGCGGCGAGTAATACTTACTTAGGTTTCAGTTCCAATTCAGCGCCTGCATAAACCAAGCTTTGCTCCAAAACCTTTTGTGCATCTTCCTCAGCTGAGAATTCAATTAAAGCAGTGCCACAAAAATACTTTTTGTTTGCTACATGACGAGGTAACCTCACACTATTTACCTACAAGAAAAGTAAGAAGGCAATCAGTTTACGTGGAACCGCAAACATATTTATAACCCTTAAAACACATAATCAGTTATCAAGTGAGTAAAATAACAGTAGATAAGAAAACAGCCATTGAGTAAATACCTTAGCATATTGACCAAAAAAGGCTTCTACAGCTTCCATCTCGACATTAAACTCAAATGGTGTTGCAGCAATTGTTCTACTGTCTAATTGCTCTAACAATTCTTCAGGCTCTAATAGTGCAGTGCTTCTACCAACTTTCTTCCCTGAAAGATCGAAACCCGCATTTAAAATTATGTGGAAAAAAAATCTTTGTTTGGCTTAGCTTatgagaaaaagagaaaagaaattctccTTCTTATCTTCattttcgattttgataaaaCTTACCGTCTTCAGAAACCCTGAGGGAAGAGGAAGTTCTGAGAGTTTCAGCAACGGCATTCAAAGTAGCCTCTGGCACTTCTTCCGCCTTCACATCCCTTAAATTCAAATGGCTTCTCATCTTTGAAAACGAACAAATCAATGCCAAACTGACCACTTTTTTGGTAATTCACGGTCAAGAGCAAACAACAAGAAGCAGCAgcataaaataagtaaataaaatattacACAAACAGCGGGAAATAGTTTTAAAAAAGACAAAGGATACTGCCATCATCGTCTTCGTTAATTTTTTTCTTGAGAAAGTTATCTCTCGGAATATTGCTATCACTGAAGTAAAACTCTACCTGTAAAATTACAgaaacaaaatttcaaaaaatgatAATAAGGGATTGAAAGGTAAAAggaaaattaaacccaaaaataaaagaTGGGGGCAAGGAAGGGGGGAATATTGACCTGGCGAAGAACAGCCTTGGCAGTATCTTCGCTTAAAGAAGGCGACGCCATTATTGTACGGTAAGCGATCGAGAGACAAAATtagagagaagagaaaagaaacaaaggttTGAAGATGTTTAGGGTTTTGGGAGAGTAGTTTCGCCGTTGGGTCgggacttgggagctgtttataTGGTATGGTATGGGTATGGTGGGCTTTTTATTTTCTTAAGTGTTATGTTTTTGTTTCTATAATCCAACTGATTCcaacaaaacaaaatatataCCGTAAACTGAAATTAACCCCCAACTTCTAACTCACAAGACCGTAACTTAGGTTAATCCTTGTCCCTTCGGTCGATAAGAAATTTCCGCACCCAAGTCAAAAATACAATTATACTTCGATGATGAAAGAATGATATGATAGATTCACTAATAAATATATACTACTTGGATTATACttctaaattataaaattatagattCATCGCACAatctaaacaaaaaaaaattgcattTAATCCACAAACAATTACTACAAGGATGATTTTTTATATCTTGTTATTAATGCAATTACGTGATTTTCTCTACAACTGAATCTTTAGTTTTCAATAACCCCAAGTTATTTAACCATATAATTTTTCAATTCCTAACAACTAATATGCTACATtgtgattgaaaattttattgtaatcaTATCTTTATTGAAATCACATCTTTGAAGTAAATGAAATTTTAGCTAAAaggataaaaataatatttaaaagttgACTTTAAATCTCATcatgtatattttttattaattttatattaattaaaataaaatacactcataataatttaattttattataattactttGTGTTTGCAATGTTGAAATCTTAAAATTTCGTACACTATGTCCGATTAACtggagtctttttttttttttttggacaaCCAATCCTTGTCATCCCAGGTCCGGATAGCACCAATGAATGGGTTTACGTGGTAAAACATAAGCAAAATTTGCAATCAAAACCGTGGTAATATGGCATATGCAAATTTGCAATCCAAATTTATGATGTTAAATCGAAAAACGACGATTTTATTAATCAGCAATAGAGATATGAATTATGCTTTATTATCATGTATTAAGACCATAACAGAAGTTCATCTCACTCATCCTCAATCTTTGATTCATTCTACTCCTTGAAGCCTGCAAATGACAAACAATTACATAGATTTCTCATATTATGTCAGTTTCCATTCCATGTTGTCTCTTTTCTTATCCAAATCCTCGAAAGTAAGATATTCAAAACCGAGGTGACTTATTCACAAGGCACATAACATCAATCGTAAACCAACAACAAACCACCTTCTTTGAAGGGCAGCAGGTTTTTGGCACCCATCATCATCGTTAATTCCCACATGAATACCAGTATCTTCTACATAAAATCCTCTTCAAGTTCCTGCAAAGATCTGCTCGTCTCAGCAATTTGTTTGTTGGATGTCATCTTTTCAGATACCATGAGACCCTTGTAGCTTCTTATCTCCgcttgtctttccttttcaagcCTTTCTAGCTCCTCACGTCGTTTCTGCCAGATAAATCAATTGGGTTTTCAGTTTAGATATCCAAAAAAGAATATGAATGCTTGTACATATGTGTACATGCATAGAGAGGAAAACACTATAATCTGTAGATTTTCTGAttacaatccatgaattctataataTGTTCCAATATTTAGCACCTATCCGTATGAGTATTGATAATTCATATCAACACAGCCACAGGAAGTtcagattttcaaagcaaatatctGACTTAGTAGCAGCAAAACGAAGCTGGAAACAAATCCATTCAAACATGTGCCGTTGTGACCGTAGTTTCAAGTCATTTTACCATTttttattatcacatatacataattgGTCCAGGAAACTGAACAAGAAAAAAATTCAAGTATATTAAGATCATGTGATGCATATAGAAATAGAACTACAACGTTATATGCATATTTAAATAAATGACAGCTTATATTCTTTAATCTTCGTAGTTTGTCTTGTTCCTGTCTCAGCTTCATGAATCTACCATGGTAAAACTGTTCTTATCCTAAGCGAAATCGAGCAGGATAACTTTCATCCTGCCTCAACTTCAAGAATCTGCTATCATATAAACTAATTCTTTACCCTAAGTAAAAAAGAATAGGATAAGTTTCATTTTCATGATACAACCATTTAGGATATTCATGTCCTATAGCACACCCATTTAAATAAAACACAACCTGAGGTAGCCAatatcaaattgacaaaaaagaaaaggaaaaaaaagaacagtagggaaagaaaaagaaactcACCTTTTCCCTCATATGTTGCTTTCTCTCAGCTCTTTCCGCTGCATTGACTGCTTCTCTCTCAGCTTCAACAATGTATTGTATTATGTGGTGTCAGTTACATcaagattaaataaaatatttcaacTGAAGTAGGATGGAGAATAAGATAAAAGAAAGAACAAGGATAACATAAACCAAACCAAATTTCTTAATAAACAACGACAATACTATCTTTAGTGCTAAGTCGGAGCATAAAATGGAACCGCGGGTATGTTTATACCTTTCAAATCAGGTGTCCGTTCTACTTTAGTTCTGTTCAGCCTGTTAACTATCTCATTTATTCGCTTCTCCACTCTCAGGGTCCGGACCTAAATCAATTGATATACATCATCCACTTATGAAGCAAATACAAGAACAAATAAATAGTAATAAAGAAGTTTACCATCTTAGAATTGTGAAAGCCAACTTGACCAACATCCATAGAAGAGGTTTTCTTCAAATTGGACCATGGAGTGTAAACAACGTCAATATTGTTCACCTTGTTGCCTAGCCTCgcataataattaaaacaaaccatTAAAAATGCGGCTTGGTTTATATCAAAAGAATGTTTCACTAACATTTTACAAAACTGGAAATTGATGAAATTAAAACAAACCTTGAATGGAGTTAGCTTTAACAAGCTGAGCACAATCTTCGAGCAAGCCTTCGCTTATATCATCGATGGTTTGACCTTTTTGAAGTCTTAAATAAACATGGGCAGAAGACATTTTATCCACAT is part of the Gossypium arboreum isolate Shixiya-1 chromosome 5, ASM2569848v2, whole genome shotgun sequence genome and harbors:
- the LOC108469747 gene encoding la protein 1, whose protein sequence is MASPSLSEDTAKAVLRQVEFYFSDSNIPRDNFLKKKINEDDDGMVSLALICSFSKMRSHLNLRDVKAEEVPEATLNAVAETLRTSSSLRVSEDGKKVGRSTALLEPEELLEQLDSRTIAATPFEFNVEMEAVEAFFGQYAKVNSVRLPRHVANKKYFCGTALIEFSAEEDAQKVLEQSLVYAGAELELKPKKDFDAIREEEAEEYEDNHPVTGSNGDNRLNSEDKYPKGLVVAFALKNISGGDAAEKNGSDEPAKDVATEKNEEKTAENDEDNKDKVDDKQPVLGDETENKSSVQKDEGTEHKNTASVFKDDMNVVLREDLKEAFQKFGTVKYVDFKAGEEKGYIRFDEPEAAQKARAAAVLANEGGLVVKNFIATLEPVTGDAEREYWSLLRGNQEKHRGNKRFQGRGGKHFRGGKRGRGRENYSPNKARRS
- the LOC108466413 gene encoding uncharacterized protein LOC108466413, whose product is MVFYFKARPEAGDYTIFMGLDKYENEELIKYGFPEDIWFHVDKMSSAHVYLRLQKGQTIDDISEGLLEDCAQLVKANSIQGNKVNNIDVVYTPWSNLKKTSSMDVGQVGFHNSKMVRTLRVEKRINEIVNRLNRTKVERTPDLKAEREAVNAAERAERKQHMREKKRREELERLEKERQAEIRSYKGLMVSEKMTSNKQIAETSRSLQELEEDFM